Genomic window (Acidobacteriota bacterium):
AGGCGTACGCGGTCGTGATGTTTCGGGCGTCCTTCTTACTGGTCAAATTTCCGTTCGGGTCATATGCGTAACTTATCGTTCCCGATTCGGGGTTCTGAGCCGTGAGCAGGCGCGAGAGACTGCTGTAGGCAAAGGAGCGGATCTGGTTCGTCGTCACGCCGAGCGGCTGATCGACCTGCGTGAGATTGTTCAACGGATCATAATTGTAGGCCGATCGATAGCCATAAGCGATGGCTGTTCCGGGGAATGTGACCGACACGGTTGATGAATCGGAAGCCGGGACGATCTCCCAAACCTCTTTGAGCTGGCCGAGTCCGTTCGTTCTGCTGATCCGCTGCTTTCCGGCCTGATCCGTGACAAGCGTCCGGTCGGCGTCCGTGTCGGTCGCAACGACGCCGGTCGATGCCGTGTTGCTCCCCCACGGAGCGGGAAGCGCAGCTCCGGTAAACGTCTCGACTTCGGAACGGATGCCCGTGCTCCACGCCTTCGATCTTGTCCAGCCCATCGATTCCTCGCTTCCGGCGTTTGATGAATAACTCGCTCGGTACGGGTTTGACGAAAGCTGATAGGTGTAGCCGCTTACCGTCTTGTACCGCGTCTGAACCTTGATGCCGTCGGTTTCATTTGTCGCCGACTGCGTCGCCGCATCCTCGAGCGTTTTCGTCAGCCTGACTCTTCCAAGCTGATCAAAGAACTGCGTCGAGACCTTGCCGCCGTCACCCTTCGCTGCGACGTCGGCTCTCGTGATGACCCGCCGGTTGACGACGTCATATTCGGTTTGGACCCAAACCTCGTCGTCGGTCCCGACCGCCGAGGCGACCTTCACCGGCCGTCCGAGGTCATCGTAGTAAGTCGCCGTCGAGATGCCGTTGTCGACGTCCGTCGCGAGCGTCGGAAGACCCGTGAAATAGTCGTAACGCATCGCCAAGGTCAGTTTCAGCGCCGAATGGTTCGAGGCCTTCTCGATTTTCGTCGGATAGAGGTTTTCGAGGTTCGGCGAACAGCTCGCCGCGCCGTCGATGCAGCCGTACGTGACGGCGGTCTGGACGCCGTTCGCGTCCGTCGTCACGGTCGGCGCCCCGAAGGCGTTGTATTGGACGCTCGTGATCACGGAATTGGCGGCCGATAGCGGGACCGTCACGTCGCCTTTCGTCGAATCCCAAACGCGCGTTTCCGTCAGATTCCCCTTGTTGTTCGGATCGTCATAGTAGAACTCGGTTCTTGACACGGTCGTGTCGTTCGCGTCCCGCACTTCGCTCGATTTGAGGAGGTTTCGAAGCCGCGGCGCCGAAGGGTTCGCGTAATGGTACGGGCTGTCGGTCGTCGTATCCGAGGCCGGCGGCGCCTGATTGTAGTATTCGCTGACCGTCTTTCTCTTGAGGACCAGGCCAGACGGCAATCCCGTCACCTTCGAAAAGGCCCCCGAACCCGAACGCGGCACCGACGCGTACGGCACCCAGTCGTATTCCCTGACCTCGAGGACGTTCCCGTTCTTGTCGCGGTCGAAGTCCCTGATCGCGGTCAGCACGGGGTTGCCCGAGTTGTCGGCGACCGTCGTCAGTTCGGTCTTGACGTAGGCGTTCACGGGCTGCGAGTTGGCGCCCGTGACCCGCGGCGCGGGGTTCTGCGCCCAGATCCTTTCGACCATCGATCCGTTCGAACTCAGCGTCTTGTACGCATAGCCCTTGAAGTAGCCTTGCGTGTCGCTGACCTCGACGGTGCCGCTCCCGTCGGGACGCAGGACGGAGCCGACACCTCCGGTCGCCGAAGCCGAATAGAACGTCGACTCGGTGACCTCAGTCTGGCCGCCGTCGTATTCCGCCGCGAAAACGAGATCGCGCCGTGTGATTGGGTTGTTGAGGACGTCGAAGCTGGAAAGTACCGGCGCGTTGCCGTCGAGCTGGAAGGAGTAATCGGCCCGCGCTTCCGAAGGAAGCGTGACCGATTTGAGCTCGCCCCAGCCCGAAGTGTAGTTCCCGCTGCCGGGCTGAACGGTTGCGGCGTTGTACGTGAAGACGTATTCGCGGCCGCCCGCCTGTCCGGGGAGAATGATCTTCTCGACCGCCGCGATTGGCTCGAAAAAGGTCCTCGTAGATGTATGCGCCGTTCGCGTTGGATGCGCTCGTCGCCTTGTAGTTGCGGTATACCCAGCAGGTCTTCCAACGGATCTCGGTCTCGACGTCGGCCCCGCCGAACCCGCGCTGGATCACCCGCTGAGTGCCGTTCGCGTCCGTCGTGATGAAGACGAAGTGGCCGGCGCCGTCCTCGATCATTTCCCCGTTAGAGCCGCCGTACGATCCCGGCTTCCAGACAAGTCGGTTGCCGTTCGCGTCCGTCATCCGCTGGCGGATGCCCGGATCGTCGGGCGGGAGGTTTTCGACGGTCGTGCCGCCCGGCATATAAAGCGTCCAGTTCTTGCCGATAATCCCGGCACCGACGTTCTGGCCCGCCGGAACGAACAGCCGCAGGCCCGACCCGTCGTTCGTGTAATAGTTCATTCCCGACGAGGTGATCCCGACGACATCGTGCGAACAACTCGTCCCGCCACCGTTGTAATCGATGTGGGAGGAGACGTGCCTCGACCCGTTCGGGTCGATCGAGAACCAGCCGTCGTCGTATTCGTCGTCGAAGGCGGAACCCGTCCCGTAAGGCCGGAACTCCTTGACGCTGCCGTCCGGCATTTCCATCTCAAGTCGGAAGATATAGCCGTTCCGCCTGTATTCATAGCCGTTTCCGGCGGTGCACTGGGCCTGTTCCTCAAGATTGAACCGGCTCTTGAGGATGAGGCGGAAGCCGCCCGTGTCGAGCTTCCAGCCGGCCTGTTCCGACAACTGCAACAGCTCACGCATATAGTTCGTGTCGCCGGTCTCGCCATAAGTGCCGTCCGTCCTCCGTTCCTGCCTTGAATCCCACAGTTTGCCGTTGTACCTGAGCGAAACCGTGTAGCCGGGGGATGTGCCGCGGCCGGGCGCGAGCGATGCCAAAGGTATCGTCAGCATCAGGTTGCCGTTGTTGAGATTGACGTTCTCGATGTCCGAGATGGAATAGGAGTTCCCCGCGCGGAATCCGCGTTGCGGCTCGCGTTCCTGTCCGAATGACGGCGAAAGCGCTGCAAGGATTGCGATTGCGGCTGTCAAAAAAGCGGTGCGTTTCATTTTCTTTACCTCATTTCAGGTCCCTAGGCAATTGTCCGATGGGTGTTTGGCGACTCCTGCGGTCCGGCTACCTCCGGTAGAAGGCCGGGACCGGGATGTCACCCAAGACTCCGAACTGCTGCTGGCGAAGCGAGCCGTTCGTTGCCGACTGGCGGATGTACCACGTTCCCGTCGATTCTCGCCAGACGGCGAGGTCGGTTTTGCCGTCGCCGTCGTAGTCGTTCTGGACAAGCTTGTCGCCGGAGATTCCCCATTGTGTTTGGGTGACCGTCCCGGTCGAGCTTTCGCGGATGTACCATTTCGTGTCGGAGGGCCGGAAGAGGGCGTAGTCGGCGCGGCCGTCGCCGTCGTAGTCGGACGGGACGGGGACGTCGCCGGCGGTTCCGATGACCGCCGACTGGGTTTGGTTGTTGCTGCTGTTGCGCGAGTAGAAGGTGTTGTTCGACTCCCGACGGACGGCGAGGTCGGCGCGTCCGTCGCCGTCGTAATCGGCGGGCGCGGGTTTGTCGTCAAACAGTCCGTATTGCTGCTCGTAAACCTGATTCGTCGTGCTCAGCAGAATCTTCCAGACGCCGTTCGCGCCGTCCTCGTGATAAACCGCGGGGTCGGTCCGGCCGTCGCCGTCGAAATCGGCCTGCGCCGGACGGTCGCCAGATGCGCCGAGCGTGAAGTTTATGTTGCCGCCGGGTTCCGAGCTCTTCAGTATCCACCAGTCGCCGTTTAGCCAGATCGCGAAATCCGTCTTGCCGTCGCCGTCATAGTCGCCGGGAACCGGCACGTCGTTCGACAATCCCCATTGCTGCGAAGTCGACTGCTGGTTTGCTCCCAAGACCCACCAGACGCCGCTCAAGGGCCGCCAGACGGCAAGATCCGCCGCCGGCGCGGCGTTGGCATGTGCGTCTTCAACGGCTAAAAGCCGCGAACCTGCATACAGATATTCTTTCGCAAGCTGCGGAGTCGGCGTCGGCGTCGGGTCAGGAAGGAAAGGATTGACGCGCCCGAAAAGGGAAGGCTTATAGTTCTGATTCTTCCGCGCAACCATCTCGTCCTTCGCCGATTGTTCGAGAAAACTCATCCCCGTGCCGAAAACGCCGAGCGCGACGACCGAGATGATGAGAATGAGGAGCCAGTTCCGATTTCGGATTTTCGATTTGGGATTTTCGATTGCGGGTTCTGTGATCTTCCGTTTCATATCTTTTTCCTTTGGCGACGAGCGGAAAGGCTCGTCCTTTTTGTTCAACGTTCGCGCGATTCTCCGGCCGGGCCGCACATCGCCGATTGGCGGCGCAGCCGCGTTGGCAGTTGCCGCCGGCGGAAAGGCCGAGCCTTTCCCCACATCCGGGCGGCAAGCCGCACCCGGCAGCCCGAGATTGTCTCGATCTGCGATGTTTGCGGTTGCGCGTTCTGCTTTCGTTGTAATGGTCCGTTTCATAGATCTTTTCTTTCGGCGACGTGCGGAATCGAACGCGCGTCAATCACGACAGCCGTGACGCGCGAAAACAAAAAAAGCCGCGAATCTTATCGCGGCGCGGATGAATTTCGAATTGATTACAGTTGGCTATGGAATCGACTGGAATCGACTGGAATCGACTGGAATCGACTGGAATCGACTGGAATCGACTGGAATCGACTGGAATCGACTGGAATCGACTGGAATCGACTGGAATCGACTGGAATCGACTGGAATCGACTGGAATCGACTGGAAACGGACGACTCTCGTCCGCGAGGGTTTCTGTATTTGGAAGATTTCGCACTTTCGGCCTCCCTCAAAAAGGAGCTTCTGCTCTCTAAACCGCAAACTTCAGAACAAGTAAAACTAACCGACGTCGTTTCGATCCGATGTCAAGAGCTCTTCTCAATGAGCGAGTTCGCACTCCGAAAGAAACAAATCGCCCTGGAATTCTCAGACCGATCGACCACTTTTCCCTCACCGGATTGCCGTCGCCTGTTTGACATGGGTTGACACATACATCTTCGTTAAAATTGCTTGCTGCCCCTTGCTACAAAATCGCCGAGCCTTTAATTTCCGAGCCTCTTGAGCGCGGTCTCGGCGTCCCCGTTCTTGGGATCAAGCTGAAGCGCTTTTTGCTGGTCGGCGCGCGCTTTCGCCTTGTCGCCCATCCGTTCGTAGACGACGCCGCGCCCGAAATACGCCCGCGACGATTTCGGATCGGCGGCAATCGCCGTTTCATACGAAGCAAGCGCGTTGCGGAGCAATTCAGCGGCACGCGCCGGAACGACAAGGCTCGTCACCAAAAGAACACCTCCCCGCGCCTCGTGTGCCTTGGCCGATGTTCGATCGGCCGCGACGGCCTTGTCCGCTTCAGCAAGCGCCGTTGCCAGCTTTGCTTCCGCCGCTTTTGTGTCGCCTTTTTGGGCAACTTCAGCGACCTCGCCGATCATCGCGTCGACCGTTCGGGCGATTTCCTCGGCCCGGCCGCGCCCAGCCGGGATCGGGGGATACTGCGCGTTGTACGGCGCGATGTCGAGCCGCCCGAGCTCTTTCTTCATCCCTTCCTTGTCCCAAGAGGTCGCGACCAGTTTTTCGAAGTCGGCGGCGGCGGCGGTCCGGTTCTTGTTGTAATAATGCGCGAGGCCCCGGCCGTAGAGCGCTCCGGCGTCGTCCGGATTTGCGGCGAGGATCTTTGTGTATTCGGCGACCGCGCGCGGCAAATCGCCCGATTCGCGATAACCATCGGCACGCCCGAGCGGCACGCGCTGTTTCGGATATTTTGTCTCAAAATCGTCGGGAAGCGCCGCGAGCGCATCATAGTCAGCAAAAGCGAGCGCGAATTTCCGGAGCTTTCGGTACGTTTCCGCGCGTTCGATGAATGCGTCGCCGTGGTTTTTCTTGAGCGCGATAGACGCCGTGTAATCCTCGACCGCGAGCTCGAGTTTGCCGAGGTCCCGCTGCATCCGTGCACGCATCAGGTAATTCAGGTGCTTCGAATATCCCGGACCGATCGAGATCGAGGTCGTTATCTGGGCGATCGCTTCGGCTAGGAGTTTGTCGGATGCCGCTTTGTCGCCCTCGGCGCGGCGGCCGGACGAGAGAACCCATTTGTCGGCGGCCTCTTTCGCCAAACCACTCGCGTAGCCGTCTGTCGCGCGTTCGAGCAGTTTTTTCGCATCGGCACGCGACGGTTCAAGTTCGATCGCTTTTTTCGCGTCCGCGATCGCGAGCCCGAACGGCTCCGAATTGTAACCTTCGATATAGGTCAATCCGCGCTGATAGTAGTATTCGGCAACATTCGGGACGAGCGAAACGGCCTTGGAAATATCAGCGACCGCCTTTTGCCAGTCCGGGTCCTGATCCTGCTTGCCGTTGATCCTGAGTTTCGCGAGATCGATGGGTTTGACCTTGTAGGCGCGCAGGTACAAATTGGAACGCAACGCATAGCAGGGTGCCGACGACGGAATTTGTGTGATGCAGTTGGTCGCGGTAGTGATCGCATCGGCGATCCGGTTTGACGCCAATTGGGATTGAATCAGCGGCAAGAAGACCTCTTTGTCACGATTTTCTGTATTGACGGCGGCCACCGGCGTGCTCGGCGCAGTCGATTTCTTCAAAGACCATTTTCCGGTGATGTTCACTTCGTCGCTCATTCGTCTCCGCCAGGTCCCGGCGATCGTATCGCCCGTCAGCCGGCCCTCGAATCGGGTCTCGATGCCGCCCGCGCCGGGGACCGAGAAGTTGATCACGCCGTTGGCATAAACGGTTATTCCGGTGAGGCTGACCGCCCTCGTGTTCGGTTTCACCGTCAGCGCGCCATCGAGTTTGCCTCGATTCTGGCCGAACGCGACGACGATGTCGAAAACCTGCGTCCGCCCGTCGGATTCCATTTTTCCTTCCCAAACGCCGGGAAACGGCCGCTCGTTGGGCTGAAGGCTGGTTTTTCCGACGTCTTGAGCCGAAACCGACGCGACAGCGAACAGGGAAAGAAGGACAAGTTTGAAAACAAGATTTCTCATAATGCCTAAATCGCAAGATTCAACGGCTTTTCGGTTCAACTCGCATCAGATTTGTTCACGCAACGCTCGCTGCTCGTCAGACGAATCGCAAACCAAAGCCGGAATTTCGTCATCTTAGCCCTTCGATGCTATGATTTCACACGATTTCCGTTGATATGAAAAGACTAATCTGGACTTCTTTTTCGATCCTTTTGTTGGCGTATGCGGGCGCATTGGCGCAGGGCGCAAAAACTGACGACAAGGCCGAGGCCGTCTTGAAACGCGCCGTCGAGTCGCTCGGCGGCGAGCGGTATCTGCAGGTCAAGACGCTTTACGCGACCGGGAAATTCAGTATGATGCGCGACGGCGTGATCATCTCGTTTCAGACTTTCACCGATGTTCTGGTCTATCCGGACACGGAACGCACCGACTTCAAGTTCAACGGAGTCAAGAACATCCAAACGAATTACCGGGACGCGGGCTGGATCTTCGACGGCGCGGCGGGCGTCATCAACGTGCAGAACGAACAACAGATCAAGGACTTCAAGCGCGGTTTGAGCGTGAGTCTCGATAATCTCCTGCGCAGCCAGTGGCGCGGCAAGGGCGTTTTGAACTACGTCGGCAAGCGAGAGGCGACGCTCGGCAAGCGCAACGACGTTATCAAACTGACGTACGACGATGGTTTCACGGTCGAGTTCGAGTTTACGGCGGAGGGTCTGCCCGTGAAGGCGATCTACAAACGGACGAATCCGGACGGTGAAGAATCGAAAGAAGAAGATCGTTACGCACAATTCGTCGAGACCAACGGGATCAAGGCGCCGTACATCATCGATCATTTCTCAAACGGCGTGCAGACCTCGCGCATCAACTACATCAATATCGAATTCAACAAGAACGTGCCGGATTCGATATTCGTCAAACCCAACACGCCGAAGGAAGCAAAAAAGGACATCAAACTGTGATCTCGAATTTGGGATTTGGGATTTGGGATTTGGGATTTGGGATTTGGGATTGGTGATTTGGGATTGGTGATTTGGAATTGTTGATTTGGGATATGAGAGGGAACCCATTCCCCGATTTCACAACATTCAACGCGGCTGTGCCGCCAATTGCCAATTTGCGGCACAGCCGCAGGATTGCGGTGACTTTCAAAGGAAAGGCCGAACCCTTCCGCACATCCGGGCGACAAGTCGCAAGTACGGCAAATAGCTCAGCGTCGCCTGCCGGGTTCATTGGGGCAAAACTTCGCGCGTTTTTCCCAAATCGCCGATCGCAAATCCCCAATCCGCTCAATGTCTCACTTGCATATCGCCGTCGCCGGCGGCGATCCGGCCCTTTCGATCGTGGGCGAATTCGTTGACCAGATTCGTGAAAATCTCCGGCTTTTCCTCTTGCGGCACGTGTCCGCAGTTCTTGAGAACGACGAGCCGCGAATGAACGATCGAATTGTAAAGCGTCTCGGCATTGCGGATCGGGATCACAATGTCGTCCTCGCCCCAGACGATCAGCGTCGGCTGATTTATCAGTCCGAGGTCGTGCTCGATCCGGTCGGCGTTCCAATTGCGGCCGGTACGCAAGACGGCGCGATGACCGTCCGCCGCGGCCAAAGGGCGAATGATCGACTCGACGCGGTCCCGCGTGATCAGATGATGATTCACAGGCGCCAGGGTGTTCTGCATTCGGAGCTTGATAAATGTTTTGGAATCAAGAAGAAACGGCGTCATCACCTCGCCGATGCCGGGAACAGAAGCAAGTTTGAGGATCGGATGATTTTTGGGTTCGTCGTTGATCACGGCGTCCACGAGAACGAGTTTTTCGACTCTCTCGGGATAATCGAGCGCGACCGTCAGGACCACCGCGCCGCCGTATGAACTGCCGACAAGCGTCGCCGTGCCGATGCCGAGCCGGTCCATAAACCGAGAGATCATTCGCGCCTGCGACTGGATCGAATAATCGAACCACGCCGGCTTCTCCGAATATCCGAAACCGATCAGATCGAGCGCGACGACGTGAAATCCGGCGTCGGCGAGCTTCGGCGCGACGGTCTTCCAAACGTAAACCGATGCGGTGAACCCGTGAACGAGCAACATTGTCGGCTTTGAACGGTCGCCGAACTCCTGAAAATGGACCTCGGCGCCGTCAACTTCGACAAAGTTCGAATGCTCCGCGTGAACGACGCGGTCGGCGACGTCTTCAAAATTCACAGTCGACGGCCGCGACGCGAGTTTCCAGGCGATCACGCCGCCGATCGCTCCGCCGATTCCCAATGCGATATGTTTCTTCTTCATACGAGTTTCCAAGATCTTGTGAATTGCGTCAGATCCTCACGCAAAGTTCGCGAAGGGCGCAAATTCAATAACGAATCGTCTCAATCTTACACCAAAACGATCCGCGGCTGAACACGACTTTCGTCCGAATCGAATGTTCCGATCGCGAGAAGCGCTCCGGATTCGTCAACGATTCGAACATCCGCCCGGTTCGGGATCGAATCGGCATCAACTCGGGTGCTGAGACCGCTTTTCGTCTTCGCGGCGCGCTCGGCATTGAGTGTCACCGACGGCAAATGCCCGACCGCTTCGTTCATCGCGATCAGATGATCGGCCAAACGATCTTCCGCAACGACTTTTTCAAGCTCTTCCAACGTCAACGCTTTTTCGATGCCGAACTTCCCCGCCCGCGTGCGCCTGAGTTCCGCGAGATGCGCCGCCGAACCGGCGCGACGCGCGATGTCTTCGGCGAGTGTGCGAATGTACGTTCCGGCCGAGCAGGCGACGACCATTCTCAACTCGTCACCCGCCGGTTCCGACATCTCGAGTTTGTGGATCGTCACCGTGACGGCCCGGCGCTCGATCTCGACGCCGGCCCGGGCGAGTTCGTAAAGCTTCTTTCCTTCGACCTTTTTCGCCGAATACATCGGCGGCGTCTGAAGGATCTCGCCGGTGAATTCGCTGGCGACGCTTTGGACTTGCGAAAAGGAGAAAGGAGAATTCCCGCTCTCCGAATCCCGTCTTTCGCCGGTCACGTCGCCGGTGACGGTCTCGAATCCGAATCTGACGACCGCTTCATATTCCTTCTCGTCTTTGTCGAGAAACTGCGCGAGGCGGGTCGCTTTGCCGACGAGGATCACCATCACGCCGGTCGCGAACGGGTCGAGCGTGCCTGTATGGCCGATCTTTTTCGTTTTGAGGATCCGGCGGCAGCGTGCGACGACGTCGTGCGAGGTGATTCCGGCCGGTTTGTCGATGATGAGAAGTCCGTTCATACTTTGGATTCTAGATTTTTGATCTTGCATTTGCGAACGATGAATGCCGACTGTTTGGAATTCAATTCCGGATTCGCGGCTTTCGGGTTAAGATTCTAACGATCAAATGCGAAGAAGAAGTCCAATTCCAGATTCCGAACGCGTCGTTACCGATCCGGAGCGTGCGCGGCGAAAAACGTTCGACCGCGCGGTCAATCTGCTCACCTACAAACCGCGTTCGATCACCGAACTCCGGACGCGCCTGCTCGAAAAAGACTGGACCGATGCGACGATCGTCGACGAGGTGATCGAAAAGCTGACACACTACGGATATCTCGACGATGCGCAGTTCGCCAGATCCTTCGCGGCCTCGCAGATCCGCCAGAAACCGCTCGGGAAAATGGCGCTCAAGATCAAATTGACGCAGCAGAAACTCGACAAGGAAACGGTCGATGCGGCGCTTGAGCAAATTCTTGAAGAGACGCCGGAAGACGAGATCATCGACCGCGCGATCGCCAAGCGTCTTCGGCTCAAAGGCAAGCCCGAAAACCGCGACGACGCGAAGAAGTTTTACGACTATTTGTTAAGACAGGGATTCTCGTACGATCTCGTTGCGTCAAAGATGCGCGAGATCGCGTCGAAGAGTTTCGACGAGGAAGGGTGAGTGCAGAGTATGAGTTACGCGTTCAGGCGTGACCAACATCGTCGTGCGCCGGTGGATCACGCCTGAAGGCGTAACTCATACGGTGCACTCTGCAAGCCAATATGATCAACTACGACGATCGCAAATTCAGATCGGTTGAAAACTCGGATGGCGGCGAAGTTTCCGGCGAAACGACCTTTCATTACCACCAAAAAGAGAACGTCGTCTGGGCCGAATATCGCGGCGGCGAGATCGTCTTCGGAACGCTTATCGCCAAGGCCGCGCCCGATGGATCGCTTGATATGCGTTATCAGCATCTGAATCGCCGCGGCGAACTAATGACCGGCATCTGCCGTTCGGCGCCGGAAGTTCTGGAAGATGGCCGGCTTCTCCTTCACGAAAAATGGCAATGGACCTCAGGCGATTGTTCCGCGGGCGAATCGATCGTCG
Coding sequences:
- a CDS encoding VCBS repeat-containing protein, whose product is MKRKITEPAIENPKSKIRNRNWLLILIISVVALGVFGTGMSFLEQSAKDEMVARKNQNYKPSLFGRVNPFLPDPTPTPTPQLAKEYLYAGSRLLAVEDAHANAAPAADLAVWRPLSGVWWVLGANQQSTSQQWGLSNDVPVPGDYDGDGKTDFAIWLNGDWWILKSSEPGGNINFTLGASGDRPAQADFDGDGRTDPAVYHEDGANGVWKILLSTTNQVYEQQYGLFDDKPAPADYDGDGRADLAVRRESNNTFYSRNSSNNQTQSAVIGTAGDVPVPSDYDGDGRADYALFRPSDTKWYIRESSTGTVTQTQWGISGDKLVQNDYDGDGKTDLAVWRESTGTWYIRQSATNGSLRQQQFGVLGDIPVPAFYRR
- a CDS encoding tetratricopeptide repeat protein, with the protein product MRNLVFKLVLLSLFAVASVSAQDVGKTSLQPNERPFPGVWEGKMESDGRTQVFDIVVAFGQNRGKLDGALTVKPNTRAVSLTGITVYANGVINFSVPGAGGIETRFEGRLTGDTIAGTWRRRMSDEVNITGKWSLKKSTAPSTPVAAVNTENRDKEVFLPLIQSQLASNRIADAITTATNCITQIPSSAPCYALRSNLYLRAYKVKPIDLAKLRINGKQDQDPDWQKAVADISKAVSLVPNVAEYYYQRGLTYIEGYNSEPFGLAIADAKKAIELEPSRADAKKLLERATDGYASGLAKEAADKWVLSSGRRAEGDKAASDKLLAEAIAQITTSISIGPGYSKHLNYLMRARMQRDLGKLELAVEDYTASIALKKNHGDAFIERAETYRKLRKFALAFADYDALAALPDDFETKYPKQRVPLGRADGYRESGDLPRAVAEYTKILAANPDDAGALYGRGLAHYYNKNRTAAAADFEKLVATSWDKEGMKKELGRLDIAPYNAQYPPIPAGRGRAEEIARTVDAMIGEVAEVAQKGDTKAAEAKLATALAEADKAVAADRTSAKAHEARGGVLLVTSLVVPARAAELLRNALASYETAIAADPKSSRAYFGRGVVYERMGDKAKARADQQKALQLDPKNGDAETALKRLGN
- a CDS encoding alpha/beta hydrolase gives rise to the protein MKKKHIALGIGGAIGGVIAWKLASRPSTVNFEDVADRVVHAEHSNFVEVDGAEVHFQEFGDRSKPTMLLVHGFTASVYVWKTVAPKLADAGFHVVALDLIGFGYSEKPAWFDYSIQSQARMISRFMDRLGIGTATLVGSSYGGAVVLTVALDYPERVEKLVLVDAVINDEPKNHPILKLASVPGIGEVMTPFLLDSKTFIKLRMQNTLAPVNHHLITRDRVESIIRPLAAADGHRAVLRTGRNWNADRIEHDLGLINQPTLIVWGEDDIVIPIRNAETLYNSIVHSRLVVLKNCGHVPQEEKPEIFTNLVNEFAHDRKGRIAAGDGDMQVRH
- the truB gene encoding tRNA pseudouridine(55) synthase TruB, with amino-acid sequence MNGLLIIDKPAGITSHDVVARCRRILKTKKIGHTGTLDPFATGVMVILVGKATRLAQFLDKDEKEYEAVVRFGFETVTGDVTGERRDSESGNSPFSFSQVQSVASEFTGEILQTPPMYSAKKVEGKKLYELARAGVEIERRAVTVTIHKLEMSEPAGDELRMVVACSAGTYIRTLAEDIARRAGSAAHLAELRRTRAGKFGIEKALTLEELEKVVAEDRLADHLIAMNEAVGHLPSVTLNAERAAKTKSGLSTRVDADSIPNRADVRIVDESGALLAIGTFDSDESRVQPRIVLV
- a CDS encoding RecX family transcriptional regulator — encoded protein: MRRRSPIPDSERVVTDPERARRKTFDRAVNLLTYKPRSITELRTRLLEKDWTDATIVDEVIEKLTHYGYLDDAQFARSFAASQIRQKPLGKMALKIKLTQQKLDKETVDAALEQILEETPEDEIIDRAIAKRLRLKGKPENRDDAKKFYDYLLRQGFSYDLVASKMREIASKSFDEEG
- a CDS encoding n-acetylglutamate synthase gives rise to the protein MINYDDRKFRSVENSDGGEVSGETTFHYHQKENVVWAEYRGGEIVFGTLIAKAAPDGSLDMRYQHLNRRGELMTGICRSAPEVLEDGRLLLHEKWQWTSGDCSAGESIVEEI